Proteins encoded within one genomic window of Columba livia isolate bColLiv1 breed racing homer chromosome 1, bColLiv1.pat.W.v2, whole genome shotgun sequence:
- the LOC135578291 gene encoding gastrula zinc finger protein XlCGF49.1-like, translating into MLNVHMRSHTGEKPYTCSHCGQCFRHHGYLKKHQRIHTGEKPFAYIHCGKCLRQKSILIIHQRLHTGEKPFTCTDRGKSFSHKNYLVSHRREHTGEKPFICSHCGKSFREKKTFIIHKRLHTRECPFVCTQCPKTFRDKRILTNHKHIHTGEKPYKCSECRQTFRQKYHLDIHQQWVHHGPWVVQLGGQGEREGPSPVQTQAEAKPFQCGVCEKRFWKERLMLAHQRTHGTPSLQPPPQPGTP; encoded by the coding sequence ATGCTAAATGTCCACATGCGGAGCCATACAGGTGAGAAGCCCTACACCTGCAGCCACTGCGGCCAGTGCTTCAGGCACCATGGCTACCTGAAGAAGCACCAACGCATCCATACTGGTGAGAAGCCCTTTGCCTACATCCATTGTGGCAAGTGTTTGCGCCAGAAGAGCATCCTGATCATACACCAGCGCCtccacaccggggagaagcccttcacctgcactgacCGCGGCAAGAGCTTCAGCCATAAGAATTACCTGGTGAGTCACAGGCGTGAgcacaccggggagaagcccttcatcTGCAGCCActgcggcaagagcttcagggagaagaagaCTTTCATCATCCATAAGCGCCTCCACACCAGGGAGTGTCCTTTCGTCTGCACCCAGTGTCCCAAGACCTTCAGAGACAAGAGGATCCTCACCAACCACAAGcacatccacactggggagaagccctacAAGTGCAGCGAGTGCAGGCAGACCTTCCGGCAGAAGTACCACCTGGACATCCACCAGCAGTGGGTGCACCATGGTCCATGGGTGGTGCAGTTGGGTGGccagggagagagggaaggtcCATCCCCAGTGCAGACACAGGCAGAGGCCAAGCCCTTCCAGTGCGGTGTCTGCGAGAAGCGGTTTTGGAAGGAGAGGCTCATGCTGGCTCACCAGCGCACCCAcggcacccccagcctgcagccgcCTCCGCAGCCCGGCACCCCCTGA